One Cynocephalus volans isolate mCynVol1 chromosome 5, mCynVol1.pri, whole genome shotgun sequence DNA window includes the following coding sequences:
- the CASP8AP2 gene encoding CASP8-associated protein 2 — MAVASPLKNNDEGSLDIYAGLDSAVSDSTSKSCVPSRNCLDLYEEILTEEGTAKEATYNDLQVQYGKCQLQMKELMKKFKEIQTQNFSLKNENQSLKKNISALIKTARVEINRKDEEINNLHQRLSEFPHFRKNHKTTRTSDTIKTKDFQSRSPHLEDCSKTDHRVKSDVSKDVHHSTSLPNLEKEGKSRCEKKSTSHLPTSVDKHCTNSVWSRSHYQVGEGNSNEDNRRGRKDIRHSQYSRGTDRMRKDLNTSYGDGEPRNMEGSQRLQGRPQKYGKSEPKTESKNLKFKSNIDLDYKSEHISSSWEKETSRERLHTQVECPSDKKLERQSERSQNINRKELKSQDKEERKVDQKPKSVVKDQDHWRRTSNERASLPHSKNEITKSCHNSSKYHLEERRGREDCKRDRGVRNHSFQDGRCPSSLSSSRTHKHIDSREVEAVHQWENIPLKAERHRTEDKRERERESKEENRHMRNKRKIPVEHLQKTNKETKKTSVDLNRQNEQKNDKGKVPNEVSEGTDNKEPTVNAESGPNEIKNKDLKLSFMEKLNLTLSPAKKQPVSQNNQHKITDTPKSSGVCDLESSVQAKTVTCVPSVSEHITEETKSKLLEPTDALPIASEPRIKMEGENSLLVKSVENTVHCEVPICGRKTSFSTPLEGEQIESLFPSTEMEQTVNDARAAAPVVMDVWQRHVPQNFGSEMDTKRKDGLNSCISEDMEMKVALSTKVAETSESILYPSIEEAGILPIILSEDDKPKFEPSLVDPPLVESKSCHLEPCLPKEALESSLQRTELMDNGIEIGETNSVYQDDENSVLSIDLNHLRPIPEAISPLNSPVRPGAKVLRMESPSQVTLYSNSHKDVFPPDSAHSASKSQSDLNKENQKPIHKSDKCTEAESCKNSSLDELEEGEIVSDSEKSKPQKSFGKSAKPRASEAQNTKTNSRSRKSIVHLDKDNRKTSVKIHQTNSKWNKKPSESSRSSKTEKKDKTMNTSRLEKIVPIIAAPSSVREIMHMLRMIRKHVRKNYMKFKVKFSLIQFHRIIESAILSFTSLIKHLNLSKISKSVTTLQKNLCDVVESKLKQVKKNGIVDRLFEQQLPDMKKKLWKFVDEQLDYLFAKLKKILVKFCDSINFGSDSDEGKPEKTNTEKGQYSNCQKGNVGNFNKEMPKEKLPKSENSVHYKSLLGCKKSEEKHQDQNNFSINILKHDIKKSFNTCFDNIKNSQSEEHTLELNCPSTPKPGKTEGNTTEDAQTSQHAALKPERSFEILTEQQASSLTFNLVSDAQMGEIFKSLLQGSDLLDNSVNCTEKSEWELKTPEKQLLESLKCESIPACTSEELVSGVASPCPKMISDDNWSLLSSEKGPSLSSGLSLPVHPDVLDESCMFEVSTNIALSKDNVCSSEKSKPCISSILLEDLAVSLTVPSPLKSDGHLSFLKPEVLSSSTPEEVISAHFSEDALLEEEDASEQDIHLALESDNSSSKSSCSSSWTSRSVAPGFQYHPNLPMHAVIMEKSNDHFIVKIRRAAPSNPPGLKQNMVADESLASLPRVGKEADEAAEKEYISCQNIILKSVEELENSNKNVDSSKSSHEEQNSMIQTQVPDIYEFLKDASGEVVHSDEAADECFKLHQVWEPKVPESIEELPSMEEIPHSVRDHLPNTYIDLTKDPVTETKNLGEFVEVTVLNIDQLGCPRGNSDQNAEILDNSLQSDTVDAFIDLTQDASSESKNDGDGPELAVEGLECQVICIVEDNCKEEKVQVVNKSLECIVEETYIDLITESPSSCDIKKDDLKSEPTSNSDTSVLSGTLDNAHKKRKNLSDINHFSQKKQRKETDLTIKEKTKKLTQDSGENGDTHQKKTNKKRAPAVNKDPSSKTSLGIKDSAAALATSPTILSAKNVIKKKGEIIVSWTRNDDREILLECQKRGPSLKTFTYLAPKLNKNPTQVSERFQQLKKLFEKSKCR; from the exons CTTCTCctcttaaaaataatgatgaaggTTCATTGGATATATATGCTGGGTTGGACAGTGCTGTTTCTG acAGTACTTCTAAATCCTGTGTACCATCCAGAAATTGTCTGGATTTATATGAAGAGATCCTGACTGAAGAAGGAACTGCAAAGGAGGCAACATATAATGAT TTACAGGTACAATACGGAAAATGTCAGCTGCAAATGAAAGAGCTGATGAAAAAGTTTAAGGAAATACAGACACAG AATTTcagcttaaaaaatgaaaaccagtcTCTTAAGAAGAATATTTCAGCACTTATCAAAACTGCCAGAGTGGAAATAAACCGCaaggatgaagaaataaataatcttCACCAGAG aTTGTCTGAGTTTCCACATTTTCGAAAGAATCATAAAACTACAAGGACATCAGatacaattaaaacaaaagattttcAGTCTAGATCTCCCCATTTGGAAGACTGTTCAAAGACTGATCACAGAGTTAAAAGTGATGTTTCTAAAGATGTACATCATAGCACTTCACTACCAAAcctggaaaaggaaggaaaatcacGTTGTGAAAAAAAGAGCACTTCGCATTTACCTACATCTGTTGACAAACACTGCACAAACAGTGTTTGGTCACGTTCACATTATCAGGTTGGTGAGGGTAactcaaatgaggataatagaagagggagaaaagataTTAGACATAGCCAGTATAGCAGAGGAACTGACAGAATGCGAAAAGACTTAAATACTAGCTATGGTGATGGTGAACCAAGGAACATGGAGGGTAGTCAGAGGTTACAAGGACGTCCTCAGAAATATGGTAAAAGTGAACCAAAGACTGAAAgcaaaaatttaaagtttaaaagtaaCATAGATTTGGATTATAAAAGTGAACATATTAGCTCTTCGTGGGAGAAAGAAACCTCTAGAGAAAGGTTACACACTCAAGTAGAATGTCCAAGTGACAAAAAACTAGAAAGACAAAGTGAAAGAtcacaaaatataaatagaaaagaacttAAATCacaagataaagaagaaagaaaagttgatCAAAAACCTAAGTCAGTAGTAAAGGACCAGGATCATTGGAGAAGAACATCCAATGAACGAGCATCACTTCCTCATTCCAAGAATGAAATAACAAAATCTTGTCATAATTCAAGTAAATACCatctagaagagagaagaggaagggaagattGTAAAAGAGACAGGGGTGTAAGAAATCACAGTTTTCAAGATGGAAGATGTCCATCTTCTCTTTCAAGCAGTAGAACTCACAAACACATTGACTCCAGGGAAGTTGAGGCTGTGCACCAATGGGAAAATATACCTTTAAAAGCAGAAAGGCATAGAACTGAAGATAAGAGGGAAAGAGAACgagaaagcaaagaagaaaataggcatatgagaaataaaagaaaaatacctgtGGAACATTTACAGAAGACTaataaagaaactaagaaaacCAGTGTTGATTTAAATAgacaaaatgagcaaaaaaatgataaaggtaAAGTCCCTAATGAAGTTTCTGAAGGAACAGATAATAAAGAGCCCACAGTGAATGCTGAGAGTGgtccaaatgaaataaaaaacaaagacttaAAGTTGAgttttatggaaaaattgaatttaacTCTTTCTCCTGCTAAAAAGCAGCCTGTTTCTCAGAATAATCAGCATAAAATAACTGATACTCCCAAGTCCAGTGGTGTATGTGATCTGGAGTCCTCTGTGCAAGCTAAGACAGTGACATGTGTTCCCTCTGTTAGTGAACATATCACAGAGGAAACCAAATCAAAGTTACTAGAACCAACAGATGCTCTTCCAATAGCATCTGAACCCAGGATCAAAATGGAAGGAGAAAATAGTTTGTTAGTTAAATCTGTTGAGAATACTGTGCATTGTGAAGTGCCCATTTGTGGTAGAAAGACTTCATTCTCAACACCTTTGGAAGGGGAACAAATAGAATCCTTGTTTCCTTCAACAGAAATGGAACAAACTGTTAATGATGCAAGGGCAGCAGCTCCTGTGGTAATGGATGTATGGCAAAGACATGTTCCTCAAAACTTTGGCTCAGAAATGGATACCAAAAGAAAGGATGGTTTAAattcttgtatttctgaagaTATGGAAATGAAAGTGGCTCTTTCAACAAAGGTGGCTGAAACCAGTGAAAGcattttgtatccttcaattgAAGAAGCTGGCATTTTGCCAATAATTCTTTCAGAAGATGATAAACCAAAATTTGAGCCTTCTCTTGTAGATCCGCCACTGGTTGAGAGTAAGTCTTGTCATTTGGAGCCTTGTTTACCTAAAGAGGCTTTAGAATCTTCACTTCAGCGGACTGAGTTAATGGACAATGGAATAGAAATTGGCGAAACAAACTCAGTATATCAGGATGATGAGAACTCGGTTTTAAGCATTGACCTTAATCACCTGAGACCTATTCCAGAAGCCATCAGTCCTCTGAATAGTCCAGTGAGACCTGGAGCAAAAGTTCTTAGAATGGAAAGCCCATCTCAAGTCACTTTATATAGTAACAGTCATAAAG ATGTATTTCCACCAGATTCAGCTCATTCTGCCTCCAAGAGTCAGTCTGATCTCAATAAGGAAAATCAAAAGCCAATTCACAAATCTGACAAATGTACAGAAGCAGAGTCCTGTAAGAATTCATCTTTAGATGAATTAGAAGAAGGAGAAATTGTAAGCGACAGTGAAAAATCTAAAccacaaaaaagttttggaaaaagtGCCAAGCCTAGAGCTTCAGAAGCGCAGAACACAAAGACTAACTCAAGAAGTAGGAAAAGTATTGTGCATTTAGATAAAGACAATAGGAAAACATCTGTAAAAATCCATCAGACCAATagcaaatggaataaaaaaccAAGTGAATCTAGCAGATCttcaaaaacagagaagaaagataaaacaatgaaCACTTCCCGCTTGGAAAAAATAGTTCCAATTATTGCTGCACCCTCTTCTGTACGAGAGATTATGCACATGTTACGAATGATAAGAAAACATGTAAggaaaaattatatgaagttcaagGTAAAATTTTCATTAATACAATTTCATAGAATTATTGAGTCAGCAATTTTGAGTTTTACATCACTAATTAAACACCTAAACTTATCCAAAATCTCTAAGTCAGTGACCACTTTACAGAAGAATCTCTGTGATGTTGTAGAATCTAAACTTAAGCAAGTTAAAAAGAATGGCATAGTTGATCGTTTATTTGAACAGCAGCTaccagatatgaaaaaaaaattgtggaagttTGTAGATGAACAACTTGATTATTTGTTTGCAAAGCTTAAGAAAATCTTAGTAAAGTTTTGTGATTCCATAAACTTTGGAAGTGACAGTGATGAAGGAAAACctgaaaaaacaaatacagagaaAGGACAATATTCAAATTGTCAGAAGGGGAATGTGGGCAACTTCAACAAAGAAATGCCAAAAGAAAAACTGCCAAAATCAGAAAACTCTGTTCATTATAAGTCTTTACTGGGATGTAAAAAATCTGAGGAAAAGCATCAAGACCAAAATAACTTCAGTATTAACATACTAAAGCatgacattaaaaaaagttttaacacCTGCTTTGATAATATAAAAAACTCTCAATCTGAAGAGCACACCTTGGAACTAAACTGTCCGAGCACGCCAAAACCAGGAAAAACTGAAGGCAACACCACAGAGGATGCACAGACCTCTCAGCATGCAGCTTTGAAGCCAGAACGCAGTTTTGAGATTCTTACTGAACAGCAGGCATCTAGCCTTACTTTTAATTTAGTGAGTGATGCGCAGATgggtgaaatatttaaaagtttgttgCAAGGTTCTGATCTTTTGGACAACAGTGTTAACTGTACTGAAAAAAGTGAGTGGGAGTTAAAGACTCCAGAGAAACAGCTGCTAGAGAGTCTTAAGTGTGAATCAATACCAGCTTGTACGTCAGAAGAGCTAGTTTCAGGAGTGGCTTCTCCATGTCCTAAAATGATTAGTGATGATAATTGGTCATTATTATCATCTGAAAAAGGTCCATCTCTGTCTTCGGGGCTTTCGTTGCCAGTTCATCCTGATGTGTTAGATGAAAGTTGTATGTTTGAAGTGTCTACTAACATAGCTTTAAGTAAAGATAACGTATGTAGTTCAGAAAAGAGCAAGCCCTGTATTTCTTCAATACTTCTTGAAGATCTAGCAGTCTCCTTAACAGTACCATCACCTCTGAAGTCAGATGGTCATCTCAGTTTCTTAAAGCCCGAAGTTTTGTCTAGTTCAACTCCTGAAGAAGTTATTAGTGCCCATTTTAGTGAAGATGCTTTACTTGAGGAAGAGGATGCATCTGAGCAAGATATCCATTTAGCTCTGGAGTCTGATAATTCAAGCAGTAAATCAAGTTGTTCTTCATCATGGACAAGCCGGTCTGTTGCTCCAGGCTTTCAGTACCACCCTAATCTACCCATGCATGCTGTCATAATGGAAAAGTCCAATGACCACTTCATTGTGAAAATACGACGTGCAGCACCTTCTAACCCCCCTGGTCTTAAACAGAATATGGTGGCTGATGAGTCACTGGCGTCTTTGCCCAGAGTTGGAAAGGAAGCTGATGAAGCAGCAGAGAAAGAATATATTTCATGTCAGaacatcattttaaaatctgTGGAGGAGTTGGAAAATTCCAACAAAAATGTCGATAGCAGTAAATCAAGTCATGAAGAACAGAACTCAATGATACAAACACAGGTTCCTGATATATATGAATTTCTTAAAGATGCTTCAGGTGAGGTGGTTCACAGTGATGAAGCAGCTGATGAATGTTTCAAGTTGCATCAAGTATGGGAACCAAAAGTCCCTGAAAGCATTGAAGAATTGCCTTCAATGGAAGAAATTCCACACTCTGTCAGGGACCATCTTCCAAACACATACATAGACCTAACAAAAGATCCAGTCACCGAGACCAAGAACTTGGGGGAATTTGTAGAAGTAACGGTTTTAAATATTGATCAGTTGGGATGTCCTAGAGGCAATTCAGATCAAAATGCTGAAATATTAGACAATTCTTTGCAGTCTGATACTGTAGATGCTTTTATTGATTTGACACAAGATGCTTCAAGTGAAAGtaaaaatgatggtgatggtCCTGAGTTAGCTGTTGAAGGCTTGGAGTGTCAGGTGATATGTATAGTTGAAGATAATTGTAAGGAAGAAAAGGTGCAAGTGGTAAACAAGTCTTTGGAATGCATTGTTGAGGAAACCTACATCGATTTGATTACAGAATCTCCCAGTTCATGTGATATAAAAAAGGATGATTTAAAATCAGAGCCCACATCAAATTCTGATACTTCAGTGTTGTCTGGGACTTTGGATAATgctcacaaaaagaggaaaaacctTTCTGATATaaatcatttttctcagaaaaaacaaagaaaggaaacagacTTAACCATTAAGGAAAAGACCAAGAAACTTACCCAGGATTCTGGTGAGAATGGTGATACTCATCAAAAGAAAACCAATAAGAAAAGGGCCCCTGCAGTGAATAAAGATCCTTCATCAAAGACAAGCCTAGGAATTAAGGATTCAGCAGCAGCACTCGCCACTTCTCCTACAATCCTTTCTGCAAAGAATGTTATTAAAAAGAAGGGAGAGATTATAGTTTCATGGACAAG aaATGATGATCGGGAAATTTTATTGGAATGTCAGAAAAGAGGGCCAtcattaaaaacatttacatATTTAGCTCCCAAATTGAATAAAAATCCAACTCAG gtCTCAGAAAGATTCCAGCAGCTAAAGAAGCTCTTTGAAAAGTCAAAATGCAGGTAG